The Kribbella sp. NBC_00662 nucleotide sequence GCCGGTCGATCCATCGCAGCGTCGGCTCGCAACCGGCCGCTACGAGGATGAGCAGGAGAGGCAACGCGTAGTACGACTTGCCGCCGGCGACCAGGACTGCCACGCACAGCACTGGGTAGGCGAGCGCGATGGAGCGGGCCCATGGGAGCTTCCGCCACAAGCGGAGGAATCCGGCCACCCAGATCGGAACCAGGAACGGCGACAGCAGCAGAATCTGCAGTGGGATGAACGTGATCCGGTTCTCGGTGCCGTCGTCCTCGCTGATGCCGCCCGCGACGGTGAGCTGCGGCCAGCCGTGCTGGAACTGCCACACCACGTTCGGCAGAGCGATCACCCCGGCGATGGCGACGCCCGCGAGCAGCCACCACGAGCGCAGCACGCTGCGTGGTCCGACGAGCAGGACCGAGACGAGCAGCGCGCCGACCGGCAGCACCACGAGGTACTTGTTCTCCAAGGCGATCCCGGCCGTCAGCCCGAGCGCGAGCCACCAGCGGCCGTCGCCCGTGCGCAGCAGTTTCACCGCGAACAGCCCGATCAGCATCCAGGCGAGCAGGTCGTACGTCGCTGTGGACACCATGTGCCCGACGCCGAGCACGAACCCGGAGACGGCTGCGCAGATCGCGGCGAGCACCTGTCCGCGTCGAGCGCTACCGAACTCGCGGGCCAGCAGCGCGATCACGATGATCGTCGCGACGCTGCTGAGCGTCGACAGCACGCGCAGGCCCATCACGGTGTCGCCGAAGATCGTGGTCGAGATGCGGGCGATCAACGGCGTCAGCGGCGGCTGGTCGATGTACCCCCAGCTGAGGTGCCGCCCGGCGACCATGAAGTACAGCTCGTCGCGGTGATAGCCGTACCGCCCGGACAGCACAGTCAGCACGACACCAACAAGCAACGCCACGCCGACCACGGGTCGTGCAGCGAACGGATGCACCGGAGGTCGGGTCATGGCCGCATGTTGTCAGCCGGAGAGGGTCCCCGCCAGCAATCCAGGATGGCCGCGGCTCCGGTAACTATTGCGACCTTCCCGGTGATGTCCATCCCCGCAGGTTGCCATGGGCTACCGACAGTCCTGGATGATTGGATATGTCAACCGGACAACGGGCGAGGAGACACGCAGGTGGCACTGCTGTACGAGCGGATCTGCGCTCACGTCCTGGAGCAACTCCGCCGCGGCGCCCTCCGGCCGGGCGACCGGGTGCCCTCGGAGATGGAGCTGGCGGCCCAGTTCGGGGTCAGCCGGATCACCTCCAAGCGCGCTCTGGAGGTACTGCGTGAGGCCGGTCTGGTGGAGCGCATCCGCGGCAAGGGCACCTTCGTCGTACGGCGACTGCCCGACCTCACCGATCTGACCGTCCCGCTGCGTCCGACCCCGCGGCGGGAGGCCCGTTCGATCGCGCTCATCGTCCCGGACATGTCCGAGGCGTACGGGCTGGACCTGCTCAACGCGATCGAGGAGCGCTGCGCGGAGTACAACGCCCACCTGGTCGTACGGCGTACCCACGGGCGCCAGTCCGACGAGGAGAAGGCGGTCGACTCGCTCGTCGCCACTGTGGACGGTCTGATCGTGTTCCCGGTGCACGGCGACTTCTACAACGCCAGTCTGCTCCGGCAGGTCCTCGACGGGTTCCCGGTGGTCCTCGTGGACCGGCACCTGGCCGGCATCCCGGTGGCCGCCGTACATACGGACAACGTGGCAGCCGCTTGCGCGCTCACCACTCGTCTGCTCGACCAGGGTCATGAACACATTGCCTTCGTGTCACCACCGCCAGTGAACACGTCCTCCATCGAGGACCGGCTGGAAGGCTTTCGCGCGGCATTCACCGGCCACGGGCATGCGTACGAGCTGACCGATCTGCGCAGCACGCTGCCCGGCTCGACGACGACCGAAAGCGTGCGGGCCGACCTGGACGTCATCCGCGCCTTCCGCGACCGCATGCCCCAGGTGACGGCGTACTTCGCCTGTGAGTACAACCTGGCCCGGATGGTCGACCGAGTCCTGGGCGACCGGGTCGTCGCCTGCTTCGACTCACCAGGAGACTCGATCGGCGGACCGCCGTACCTGCACATCCGGCAGAACCAGACCGAGATGGGACGTCGTGCCGTCGACCTGCTGCTCGCCCAGCTCCGCGGCGAGACGGTGCCGAACCTCTCGCTGGTCCCGTTCGAGATCGTCGAGGCAGCACCTGACTTTCGGCAGTAGGTCGGGCTTCCCGCGACTGTGTAGCGTCTACGGCATGAAGTGGCGGCGCCTGGGGGACGTGGGTCTGTGGGCCGCGCTGAGCTTCCTCGTGCTCGCCGAGAGCGGCGCCCGGAACGATCCGTACTGGTTCCGTGCCGCGTGCATCGCCGTACTGGCGTTTGCCGTCTACGGCCGGCGCAGATGGCCACTGGCCGCGTTGGCCGTGGTGGCGTGGACAGAGATCGTCATCCTGGCTCTCGCGCTCGGCACGACGAATGGCGTGCAGATCGCACTCGTACCGGCGATCAGCCTGCTGAGCTACCTGGCCGGTCGGCGCGAGACACAACTCAAGCACTTCGTCCTGCTGTGCAGCTGGTCGTTCCTCGGCATGCTCATCCTCGCTTTGGCCGTACGCCGGGGACAGCAGGCAACCGAATCCGTTCTGACCTGGCTGGTGATGCTCCTGCTCGCCCTGCTGCTCGTCGTACTGCCCTGGCTGATCGGCCGGTACCGCGCGCAGCAGGCACTCCTCGCAACGGCCGGCTGGGAGCGCGCCGAGCGGATCGAGCGCGAGCAGCAGATGGAGATCGACCAGGAGCGGCTGCGCGAGCGGTCGCGGATCGCCGAGGACATGCACGATTCGGTCGGCCACGAGCTCAGCCTGATCGCACTGCGCGCCGCGGCGCTCGAGCTCGACCCGTCGCTGCCCGACGAGCACCGGCGGGCGGCGGGGGAGTTGCGGGAGTCAGCAGCCACTGCGACCGAGCGGCTCGGCGAAATCGTCGGCGTACTGCGTGACCAGGACGCACCGACGATGCCGCACGACGAAACCGTGCAGGCGCTGGTGGAGCGCGCCGCAGCCTCCGGACTGTCGGTCCAACTGACCGAGGACGTCGACGGCGAGCTGGCACCGATGGTGGATCGCGCAGTGCACCGCGTGGTCCAGGAGTCGTTGACGAACGCGAGCAAACACGCACCCGGAGCATCCGTAACAGTCAGCGTCAGCACAGGGGAGTACGACGTACGCGTGGAGGTCGCAGACTCCGGACCTGTCAGGCCGGTCGCTGCACCATCGGGCGGGCGAGGACTGGACGGCCTGCGAGAGCGAGTCCGACTCGCCGGTGGATCGCTGACAGCCGGTCCGCGAGCAGGTGGTGGCTTTGCAGTCACTGCGACCATGCCCCGAGCCGGTGGTCGACCAGAGCCCCCGACAGCCGCCGTCGAGCGAGCCACGGTACGCCGCAGCGCACAGCGCGGACTGGTCACCGCGATCGCCGCACCGCTGCTGCTCGGGGCAGTAGTAGGTGCGGTTGCCCTTGGCTACTACCTCGTCGCCGGCTACAGCGCCATCCTGCGACCCGCGCAGTACGACGAACTCTCTGTCGGCCAGTCCGAGGCCGATGTGGCGAAGGTGCTCCCGCGGATGCAGATGATCGACGCACCGACGGAGGGATACGTCCCACCGGTCGGCTGGAGTTGCCGGTACTACCGTCCGGCCGCTCCCTTCTCCACCAATTACGTCTATCGCCTGTGCTTCGCCGACGGCGCACTGGTCGCCAAAGCAGTGGTCCAGAGCGGCTCCGTCGCACCGACCCCGGAGGGCAACGGATGATCAGGGTGATGCTCGCCGACGACGAGGCGATGGTGCGGGCCGGAGTACGCGCGATCCTCGGCACAGACGACGAGATCGAGGTCGTCGCCGAGGCAGCCGACGGTGTCGAGGCCGTCGAAGCGGTACGGCGGCATCGGCCGGACGTCGCCGTACTGGATATCCGGACGCCGCGGATGGACGGATTGGCCGCGGGCGCAGAGATCCGGAAGGCCGTGCCCGGTACGGCGGTCGTCATCCTCACCACGTTCTCGGAGGACGCCTACATCGCCCGCGCGCTGGGCGACGGTGCGAGCGGCTTCCTGCTGAAGTCGGGCGATCCCCGCGAGCTCATCGCCGGACTGAAGGCAGTGGCCGGCGGCGCGGCGTACCTGTCGCCGAAGGTGGCGCAGCGGGTGATCGCCGAGCTGAGTGGCGGGTCCGGTGGCGGTGTGATGGCGAGGGCCGCGGCGGCCAAGGAACAGGTCGCCGTACTGAGTCCACGGGAGCTGGACGTGCTCGGACTGGTCGGTGCCGGGCTGTCGAATGCCGAGATCGCCGCCCGGTTGTACCTGGTCGAGGGGACGGTGAAGGCCTACGTCAGTGCGGTACTGCTGCGGCTCGGCGTGAAGAACCGGGTCCAGGCCGCGATCGTGGCCCATGAGGCCGGACTGGTCACGTCCTGACCTCGGTCACGCAATCGCTCCGGGTGGTGACGTGGTGAGGACACCCGGTCATGGGATAGTGGTGCCTCCCGGAGCCCTCACCCTCCGGACAACCCAGCAGCCTCCAGGGGCCACCCGCCCCCTCACAGAATCGGGGATCCAGGTCGTGACCGACTCGCACAACTCCGGACAGCACAAGGACCGGGAAGCGGCGGCGGCCGAGGTCCGGAGAATGTGGCAGCCGACCCCCTCCTGGACCCAGCCGGACCCTAACGAGACCGAGCCGTCCGAGGACAAGGACGAACAGCAGCCCGACGCTCTGTCCCAGGACTATCCCGGCGACTCCTGGTCCACACCCGCCGACGAGCCTGTCGACCAGCCCGCGCCGTGGACCCAGCCGCAGGCGACCCCGCCGGCCCCGTCCTGGACGCAGCCGGTCGCCGAGTCCGCCGCGGCGTCGTGGACGCAGCCGGAGGAGTTCGACGAGGAGCCTGTCGTCGAGCCGCACACAACCGACGCGGCCGAGCCGTCGGCCGCGAGCCCGGACCAGACTCCGGCCGGCCCGAGCAGCCCGGTCTTCGGCGGTTCTTCCTTCCACGGCTCGGGTTCCGGCGCCGCTGGGCAGCCCCAGGCCGGCCAACCTGGCCAACCCGGCCAACCCGGACAGCCCGGACAGCCCGGCCCGCAGCGCGGTCCCGGGGGTCAGGGCGGTCAGCCGCTGTCCCCTGCGGCGCAGCACTTCTTCCCGCAGGGCATCCCCGGCCAGCAGCCTCAGCAGCCGCCGCAGAACCTGTCCTTCCGCACCGACGACCTGATCCAGGCCCTGCCGCTACCGCGGGAAGCCCCGGCCGAGCGTGGCGTCCGAAGCATGCTGAAGCTGCGTCCCGGTAGCTCTGAGCGTTCCGAGCGGATCGCGCGTGCGACTGCCGCCACAGCATTCCGGCGTCCGGTGACGATCGTCGTCGCCAACCCGAAGGGCGGCTCCGGCAAGACGCCGACCACGCTGTTGCTGTCCGGCGCGCTCGGTCAGGCCCGTGGTGGCGGCGTCGTGGCGTGGGACAACAACGAGCTGCGCGGCAACATGCACCTGCGCACCCACGACACGAACTCCCGGTCCACCGTGACCGACATGCTGCAGGCGATGCCGATGCTGACCCAGCCGGACGCCCGGCTCGGCGACGTCGCGGCGTACCTGCGCCACCAGGTGTCCGGTCAGTACGACGTGCTGACGTCGGCGACCACGACGTACGCGCAGATCGAGGCGAACGACTTCGACCTGATCCACCGGCTGCTCAGCCGGTTCTACAAGGTGCTCGTGATCGACACCGGGAACAACGAGGGCTCCAGCAACTGGCGCGAGGCGATGAAGGCGGCCGACGCCCTCGTCATCCCGATCAAGTGGAAGAGCCTGTCCTGCGCGGCCGCCGTGCAGATGCTCGAGGAGCTCGACAACCAGGGCCCCGAGGCGCAGCGGCTGATCCGGCGCGCGGTCATCGCGGTCTCGAACGGCCCCGGCGACGTCAACAAGGAGGTCGAGAAGCAGCTCCGCCCGTACTTCGAGTCGCGCGCAGCCGCCGTCGTCGACATCCCGACCGACATGCACATCGCGGCCGAAGGCCCCCTGGACCACTCCGCGCTGCAGCCCGCCACCCGGCGCGCCGCCCTGGAGCTGGCGGCCCGGGTGTCGGAGCAGGTGACGATCGCGCTCAACGCTCCGCGCTGAGCACAGCAAGACTCAACCGGCCGAGGCGGTCCGGATCGGCAACCACGTCGTACGACGTGATCCGGTCCGCCTCCGCTGGTGAAGGTGATGGCGAGGTCCAGGATCGCCGGAAGATCACCGGCTCGAGCGGCGTCGAGGAATGCCGACACCACCCGCCGCTGCCGTGTCAGCTCACGAGCGCCGCTCGGTCCCTGGCAGCCGCGCGCCGCCAGATCAGCAATCTGTGTCTCCGAACGGCACCAGCGCACTGATCGCAAACACGGTGCTGCTGCTGTACCTGGCCTGGCAGACCTGGAGTCCGGCGACGTACGCGCGCGCTCCAGCAGCCTCACCGGCGGCGAACCACTGGGTGGCCTCCGGCTTCCGGTCGCCGATCGGTGGACCGTCGCCGGCCAGCTCAGCGAAGATGTGCTCCTGGAGGGTCCGAGCCGCTGTCCAGGAGCCGGCCCGGATACCGATCGTGTGGATTCCGTCGGCGCCGCTGATCGCTGTCACGAGGTCCGAGCCCTTGTCGCAGTTCTGTACGCCTCGGCCGCCGCTGGTACAGGTGAACCCGTCTGCGACGACCGCTCGCGCAACCTGCTCGGAGGTTCCGGCAAAGGTGTCGTCGGGGAGGTTCGGCCACTTCCAGCCCTTGCGCTCCACCTCCATCCCGCCGGAGCCTTCGAGCTCGGCGCTCCGCACGCTCACCGACCCCCACGCGATCGAATGCTGACCGTTCTTGCCCAGCAGGTCGGTCAGCTCGCCGGCGGCACTGGCCGCAGCGAAATCGCCGACGATCGCCTTGAGGTCCGGCTTGGCTCGCTCGTCGTCAGCCGGGTCTTGGTAGTGGATGCTGAAGCTCGCCGAGCCCAGCTGACCGTCCGGCAGGGCAGCGAAGGCCCGCCTCCACGTCGTGGGTCGAATCCTTGCGATAGCAGCCGCGGACCAGGAGCGGCTTGTGGTCCGGGTACAGGTCCGAGCACACCAACCCGCGCTTCCGCAGAGCCTCCGTCAGCACGTGTGCCTGGCCGGTCGCCGTTCCGGCCGTGTCCGGCACGACGTACTGCGCGACCGGCCCGCTCTGGCTGGAGCGGTTGTGGATCACCAGGACAGCGGCGACGACGATCAGAGCGACGCCGAAGGCGGTGGCGACGAGGACTTTCGTGCTGCGCAGAATTGTGGGCACGACCACAAACTCTGGCAGGCGAACGGTTCATCGATCGGCGAGCTCAGGCTCAGGCTCGACTTGAGGTTGAGGCTTGCGGAGCCGGTGCCGGATCAGCTCGACGATCAGCGTCACCAGGAGTGCCAGGCCGATTCCGAGGACGACGCCCTTCAGTGGGTTGTCCTCGAAGGCTTTGCCACCGATGAAGCCGACCAGGGTGCAGTAGGCGCCCCAGCTGATCGCGGCGAGCGCGGCGAACGGGGTGAAGCTGCGGAGCGGGTACCGGACCGAGCCCATCGTCAGGGTGACCGCAGTACGGCCGCCGGGGACGTAGCGGCCGACCACGAGGACCAGTCCGCCTCGCTCGGCCAGTGAGCGCCGAGCCCAGAGCACTGCGGCATGCCGCTTGGTCCCCGGCTTCACCCGGTCGAGGAGCCGTCCACCGGCGCCGCGGCCGAGGGCGTACGAGACGTGGTCGCCGATGAACGCTCCGATCGCCGCGACCACGATCACGGCGTACAGGTTGGGCTCGCCGGTCGAAGCAGCGAACACTCCGGCCGTCACGACCAGCGTCTCGCTCGGGATCGCCGGGAAGAAGCCGTCCAGCGCCGCGAAACCCCACAGCGCCAGGTAGATCCACCACGAGGACGTCAGCTCGTCGGCGAAGTGCAGGATGGCGTCGGTCATACCGAAGAACCTAGGAAGCGAGGCACCCTCGGCACATCGGACGACCGGCTGGTCCCGGCCCCTACTTTCGTCAGGTCAGTCGATACCATCTGTGGCGTGACCGGCAATCGGCCGGGCGCATGCAACCAAGGAGTGCACTGTGTCGGAAGTCAAGGTCCATCTGGTCGGCGTCGAGGGCGAGGCTGAGCGGAGTGTGACCGAGACGACGACGATCGGGGAGCTGTTCGCCGAGATCTTCGGTCAGGACCGCTCCGCCATCGCCGCCCGCGTCAACGGTGAGCTGCGCGACCTGTCCCGGGTGGTCGCCGACGGCGACGAGATCGAGCCGGTCAAGGCAGCCTCCGAGGACGGCCGCGCGATCATCCGGCACTCGACGGCCCACGTCCTCGCGCAGGCGGTGCAGGACCTTTTCCCGGAGGCCAAGCTCGGCATCGGCCCGCCGGTGGAGAACGGGTTCTACTACGACTTCGACGTGCCGACGCCGTTCACGCCGGAAGATCTGACCAAGCTCGAGAAGAAGATGCAGCAGATCATCAAGGAGCGGCAGCGGTTCAGCCGCCGGGTGGTCACCGACGAGGACGCCCGCGAGGAGCTCGCGACCGAGCCGTACAAGCTCGAGCTGATCGGCATCAAGGGTTCCGCGGCCGACGCCGCCGAGGGCGCGAGTGTCGAGGTCGGCGGCGGCGAGCTGACGATCTACGACAACGTCCGGCGTGACGACAGCGTCGCCTGGAAGGATCTGTGCCGCGGCCCGCACGTCCCCGCCACGGGCTACCTCGGCAACTTCAAGCTGATGCGTACCGCGGCGGCGTACTGGCGGGGAAGCGAGAAGAACCCGCAGCTGCAGCGCATCTACGGCACGGCGTGGGAGTCCCGCGACGAGCTGAAGGCGTACCTGAACCGGCTGGAGGAGGCCGCCAAGCGCGACCACCGCAAGCTCGGCACCGAGCTCGACCTGTTCAGCTTCCCGGACGAGATCGGCTCGGGGCTCGCGGTGTTCCACCCCAAGGGCGGCGTGCTGCGGAAGGTGATGGAGGACTACTCCCGCCAGCGGCACGTCGAGGACGACTACGAGTTCGTCTACTCGCCGCACATCACCAAGGCTCAGCTCTTCGAGACCTCCGGCCACCTCGACTGGTACGCCGACGGCATGTATCCGCCGATGCACCTGGACGAGGAGCGCGGCGCGGACGGGCAGATCCGCAAGCAGGGCCAGGACTACTACCTGAAGCCGATGAACTGCCCGATGCACAACCTGATCTTCGCCGCCCGCGGCCGGTCGTACCGCGAGCTGCCGCTGCGGCTGTTCGAGTTCGGCACGGTGTACCGGCTGGAGAAGTCCGGCGTCGTGCACGGCATGACCCGCGCCCGCGGCTTCACCCAGGACGATGCACACATCTACTGCACGCGTGAGCAGATGCGCGACGAGTTGCGCAACCTGCTGACGTTCGTGCTCGGCCTGCTCGCCGACTACGGCCTGGACGACTTCTACCTCGAGCTGTCCACGAAGAACCCGGACAAGTTCGTCGGCTCCGACGAGGTCTGGGAAGAGGCCACCGAGACGCTCCGGGAAGTTGCCGAGGGCTCCGGTCTCGAGCTGGTCCCGGACCCGGGCGGCGCCGCGTTCTACGGCCCGAAGATCTCGGTCCAGGCCAAGGACGCGATCGGCCGGACCTGGCAGATGTCGACGATCCAGCTGGACTTCAACCTGCCCGAGCGGTTCGAGCTGGAGTACACGGCTCCGGACGGCTCGCGACAGCGGCCGGTGATGATCCACCGGGCGCTGTTCGGCTCGATCGAGCGGTTTGTCGCGGTCCTGACCGAGCACTACGCCGGCGCCTTCCCTCCGTGGCTCGCCCCGGTCCAGGTCATCGGCATCCCGATCACCGACGGGCATGTCGACTACCTGTTCGAGGTCGCCAAGCAGCTGAAGGCACAGGGCATCCGGGTCGAGATCGACGCGTCCGACGACCGGATGCAGAAGAAGATCCGCAACGCCCAGAAGTCCAAGGTGCCGTACATGCTGATCGCCGGCGACGACGACATGGCCGCGGGCTCGGTCTCCTTCCGCTACCGCGACGGCGAGCAGAAGAACGGCGTACCGATCGCCGACGCGGTGGCCGAGATCGTCGAGGCCGTCAAGAAGCGCGTCCAGGTATGACGCCGGACCACCCCGCCTCGCCGTACCAGCCCGAGGAGCTGGTGCGGCAGGACGGGGTCGGGGAGCCTGACGAGTTCATGCGGCTGTGGACGCCGCATCGGATGGCCTACATCGAGGGTGAGAACAAGCCAACCAGCTCCGAGGCCGGCTCGGGTTGCCCGTTCTGCCGGTTGCCCAGCCTGCCCGACGCGGACGCGCTGATCGTGCACCGCGGCGATGCGGCGTACGCCGTCCTCAACCTGTACCCGTACAACCCGGGCCACCTGATGGTCGTGCCCTACCGGCACGTGGCCGACTACACCGAGCTGACCGCCGAGGAGGTCACCGACGTCGCCGAGCTGACCCGGCAGGCGATGCATGCGGTCCGCACGGTCTCGGGTGCCCAGGGCTTCAACATCGGCATGAATCAGGGCGAGAGTGCTGGTGCAGGCATCGCAGCGCACCTGCACCAGCACGTCGTCCCGAGATGGTCCGGCGACATGAACTTCATGCCCGTGATCGCCGGCACCAAGGTCCTCCCACAGCTCCTGGCCGACACCAGAGCCTTACTCGCCAAGTCCTGGCCTTAGTCGCCGGCCAGCCGCTCGCCGCTGAACAGCTGCCAGTGGAAGTAGACCGGGTCGCCAAAGGTTCCCGGCACCTTGCGGATCATCCTGATCGTGGTCGCGGCGCCGTTCGCGTGCCCGACCGAGTACAAGTACGCCGACTTGGTGTCCTTGTCGATGCCGAGGAGCAGAACGCCGTTCCCGCACGCGGCCGCCACCAGCGATTCGAACCCTTGCCAGGTCGAGCCCCGTACCTGCTTCACGACGCCCGGGATGATGTGCCCACCGGCCAGCGGCAAGCGCGCCGTGTAGAGCTTGCCGGACGTCAGCGTCATCAGGAACGTGTCGTACGTCGCCGTCTGGCTGATCAGGGTCATCGCCTTCACCCCGCGGTACCCGGACTGCCACCCGGTGATCTGCCGGCTCGGTACGCCGTCCTTGTAGGTGACGTTGCGGCGGTAGAGCGTGCCGTCGGTGTGCAGCGAGTACTCCGTGTCCCGCTGCTTGGTGGCGGTGACGTACGTCGACCGGTCGAGACTGCGGTACACCTGCCAGCCCGGCCCGACCCGGGTGACCTTCTTCTGCGAGACCGCGCCGGTGCCGTCGGCCGTCAGGTAACTGGTGTCGTACATCGTCGACCCCATGATGACCGGACCCTGATGAGCCGTCCCGCCGACCTCGGCCGGCCCGTACCGGACCGTCGCGCTCAGCCGGACCTGCCCGTCCGGATAGATGTCCTTGGCAACGATCCGGTTGTCGACGACAGCGCCTTCGGCCTGGATGGTCTGCATCCGATGATCCCCGCCGGCGGTCACCGAGCCGAGATTCAGCAGACATTCGCTCGGGGTGCTGGCGGGCTGTGCCGCCGCCGTCCCGCTCGCCAGCATCCCGGCGACAAGAGCTCCGGCGGACAGAACGCCGCCGTACTTGAACCATTTACTCATGAATTCCCCCAGTTCATTCGCCCGCCAGGGGCGGGTCGGTGTACTTGTGCCAACTGAAGTACGTCGGGTCCGTGAAGCTGCCCGGCACCTTGCCGAGTCCCTTGATCACGGTCGAAAGTCCGTTGGCGTGGCCAACGGAGTACAGGTATCCGGCGCCGGTGTCCTTGTCGATCGCGAGGACGGTCGTGCCCTGGCCGCAGGGCGCCGCGACGAGGGTCTCGAAGACCTGCCACGTCGACATCCGGATCGGCTTCACCGTCGACTGCATGATGTGCCCGCCGGCCACCGGGAACCGCGCGGTGTAGAGCCGCCCGGTGCTGTGGGTCATCAGGAACGTGTCGTACGTCGCCGTCTGGCTGATCAACGCCAGCCCCTTCACACCGCGGAAGTTCGACTGCCAGCCGTCGTGGTGCCGGTACAGGTGACCGTTGGCGTCGGTCTTGACCGTCCGGCGTTCCATGGTCCCGTCGTTGCGCAGCGACCACTCGGTCGTCCGGCTGCCGAAGCTCGACCGGTCGAGACTCCGATAGTTCTGCCAGCCCGGTCCGACGCGGGTGAGCACCTTCTGCGACACGGTCCCGCCGCCGACCGGCGTGCGGTACGAGAAGTCGTAGAGGACCGATCCCACCACCGACTGACCGGTGTGCAGCTCCGATCCTTCACCCGGTCCGTACCGGACTGCCGCGCTGAGCGCCGTCCGGCCGTCGGCGAAGATGTTCTTCGCGACGATCTTGTCGGCCGTCCTGGTGACCGGCGCGGTCGCCGCGAAGGTCTGCATCCGGTGATCCCCGCCGGCCGTGACGGATCCGACCGAGATCGTGCACGGCGCCGTGATCCTGCTCTGCTCCGCCGTCGCCGTGCCGGCCGTGAGCAGTCCTGTGGTGAGCATGCCGGCGGCCATCAACCCGCCGTACCTGAGATGTGTGAGCATTGCTACCACCCCCTTGGGGATGGGACGCCGGACTGGACCGGAAAGTTCTCAGCTGCTTCTCAGCGCAGGAACAGCGGAAGCATCGGGTCAACGATGTTGGTCAGCGCGTCGAGCGTCACCTCGCGCGGCGGGTTCGTCAGCGCCGACACGCGAACCACGCGCCGGCCCTGCCGGAACACGAGCTCGCCCGCCTCGGGAAGGTAGTACCCGGGCTGGCCGAGCGGGGCGAACCGGGGCGGCGGCACCCGCTGGGACTCCGGAATCGTCGCCTGGTCGAACGCCTCGACAATCGACACGGTCGCGTCGAACGTTCCCCAGATGCACGTCAGCGCGCCGTTCACCCGATAGTCGCGCCGAAGCTGGACATGCAGCTTGACGAACTGCTCCGCCTGCGGAGTGGACAGCTGGCAGGTCTCGTCCGACTGCCGAGCCGGACGCAGATTCTTCGGTACGGCGTCCCGCGCGGCCAGCGCGATCGCAACCGCCTTTGCCCGGTCGATGCCGTCCGCGTTGCTGCGATCGATCCCGCCCGCCGGCGTGACCCGCACTGCGCGGTCAACCACATGGAACACCAGCCGCGACTCGGCGATGAACGCGTCCGGGCCGAGCTCAGGGACCGCTTCGAGGGCGCCCGCGCCGTCC carries:
- a CDS encoding DedA family protein, coding for MTDAILHFADELTSSWWIYLALWGFAALDGFFPAIPSETLVVTAGVFAASTGEPNLYAVIVVAAIGAFIGDHVSYALGRGAGGRLLDRVKPGTKRHAAVLWARRSLAERGGLVLVVGRYVPGGRTAVTLTMGSVRYPLRSFTPFAALAAISWGAYCTLVGFIGGKAFEDNPLKGVVLGIGLALLVTLIVELIRHRLRKPQPQVEPEPELADR
- a CDS encoding sensor histidine kinase, translated to MKWRRLGDVGLWAALSFLVLAESGARNDPYWFRAACIAVLAFAVYGRRRWPLAALAVVAWTEIVILALALGTTNGVQIALVPAISLLSYLAGRRETQLKHFVLLCSWSFLGMLILALAVRRGQQATESVLTWLVMLLLALLLVVLPWLIGRYRAQQALLATAGWERAERIEREQQMEIDQERLRERSRIAEDMHDSVGHELSLIALRAAALELDPSLPDEHRRAAGELRESAATATERLGEIVGVLRDQDAPTMPHDETVQALVERAAASGLSVQLTEDVDGELAPMVDRAVHRVVQESLTNASKHAPGASVTVSVSTGEYDVRVEVADSGPVRPVAAPSGGRGLDGLRERVRLAGGSLTAGPRAGGGFAVTATMPRAGGRPEPPTAAVERATVRRSAQRGLVTAIAAPLLLGAVVGAVALGYYLVAGYSAILRPAQYDELSVGQSEADVAKVLPRMQMIDAPTEGYVPPVGWSCRYYRPAAPFSTNYVYRLCFADGALVAKAVVQSGSVAPTPEGNG
- a CDS encoding ArnT family glycosyltransferase, translating into MTRPPVHPFAARPVVGVALLVGVVLTVLSGRYGYHRDELYFMVAGRHLSWGYIDQPPLTPLIARISTTIFGDTVMGLRVLSTLSSVATIIVIALLAREFGSARRGQVLAAICAAVSGFVLGVGHMVSTATYDLLAWMLIGLFAVKLLRTGDGRWWLALGLTAGIALENKYLVVLPVGALLVSVLLVGPRSVLRSWWLLAGVAIAGVIALPNVVWQFQHGWPQLTVAGGISEDDGTENRITFIPLQILLLSPFLVPIWVAGFLRLWRKLPWARSIALAYPVLCVAVLVAGGKSYYALPLLLILVAAGCEPTLRWIDRHRIQAVIALVLTALTSAVFTLPVLPASAADFVIPVNKEQGEQIGWPAFVASVATAWGQIPPAERSTATIFTGNYGEAGALRRYGPSHGLPIAYSGHMSFADWERPPDTNSGPVLLVGIVPTPEFRDCRQVGTIHAIVSNDEDGATLFLCEAPAEPWSTLWPKLRRFY
- a CDS encoding GntR family transcriptional regulator, which produces MALLYERICAHVLEQLRRGALRPGDRVPSEMELAAQFGVSRITSKRALEVLREAGLVERIRGKGTFVVRRLPDLTDLTVPLRPTPRREARSIALIVPDMSEAYGLDLLNAIEERCAEYNAHLVVRRTHGRQSDEEKAVDSLVATVDGLIVFPVHGDFYNASLLRQVLDGFPVVLVDRHLAGIPVAAVHTDNVAAACALTTRLLDQGHEHIAFVSPPPVNTSSIEDRLEGFRAAFTGHGHAYELTDLRSTLPGSTTTESVRADLDVIRAFRDRMPQVTAYFACEYNLARMVDRVLGDRVVACFDSPGDSIGGPPYLHIRQNQTEMGRRAVDLLLAQLRGETVPNLSLVPFEIVEAAPDFRQ
- a CDS encoding response regulator; the encoded protein is MIRVMLADDEAMVRAGVRAILGTDDEIEVVAEAADGVEAVEAVRRHRPDVAVLDIRTPRMDGLAAGAEIRKAVPGTAVVILTTFSEDAYIARALGDGASGFLLKSGDPRELIAGLKAVAGGAAYLSPKVAQRVIAELSGGSGGGVMARAAAAKEQVAVLSPRELDVLGLVGAGLSNAEIAARLYLVEGTVKAYVSAVLLRLGVKNRVQAAIVAHEAGLVTS
- a CDS encoding chromosome partitioning protein, with protein sequence MTDSHNSGQHKDREAAAAEVRRMWQPTPSWTQPDPNETEPSEDKDEQQPDALSQDYPGDSWSTPADEPVDQPAPWTQPQATPPAPSWTQPVAESAAASWTQPEEFDEEPVVEPHTTDAAEPSAASPDQTPAGPSSPVFGGSSFHGSGSGAAGQPQAGQPGQPGQPGQPGQPGPQRGPGGQGGQPLSPAAQHFFPQGIPGQQPQQPPQNLSFRTDDLIQALPLPREAPAERGVRSMLKLRPGSSERSERIARATAATAFRRPVTIVVANPKGGSGKTPTTLLLSGALGQARGGGVVAWDNNELRGNMHLRTHDTNSRSTVTDMLQAMPMLTQPDARLGDVAAYLRHQVSGQYDVLTSATTTYAQIEANDFDLIHRLLSRFYKVLVIDTGNNEGSSNWREAMKAADALVIPIKWKSLSCAAAVQMLEELDNQGPEAQRLIRRAVIAVSNGPGDVNKEVEKQLRPYFESRAAAVVDIPTDMHIAAEGPLDHSALQPATRRAALELAARVSEQVTIALNAPR